A genomic region of Alligator mississippiensis isolate rAllMis1 chromosome 6, rAllMis1, whole genome shotgun sequence contains the following coding sequences:
- the LOC132251200 gene encoding uncharacterized protein LOC132251200, giving the protein MALISLYITLGYLSITQGGWEKNLYLQISRTVAQAGNKSDCWICSHSPAHLHQGIPMIGVPIFLQQWGTINGSFVRHYSLAAHRSAPKEWRAAPANWIISPRVEAPFCYRSNNTGGYNKATPVGHYPHCLTTLDYSPSSTSGILLGNVPSLNCTGFMVYNFSKEPHVALIANRSEFYIDSNFTSCNISRFSRIAAEHGPSYMMHINRKCRIWHNTCRDLSTLSAPGIYWLCGNRAHKILPWNWVGACTLGRVIPGFEMHSAIYLEQVKNFNHHMKRAVNPLATRNTGFHRFVRTFIPWLGVRELELAIINISATMEAMGNATADAIQALQKEISQIS; this is encoded by the coding sequence atggcattgatatccttatatatcacacttgggtatctcagtatcacccaaggggggtgggagaaaaatttgtatttgcagatctcccgtacggtggctcaagctggaaataaaagtgactgctggatatgctctcacagcccagcacacctacaccaaggaatcccaatgatcggagtaccaatattcctccagcaatggggaacaataaacggcagcttcgttagacactactcgttagctgcccatcggtccgctcctaaagaatggagggccgcccctgctaactggataatctccccaagagtagaggcacctttctgttacagatccaacaacaccggaggttataataaagccacacctgtaggacactaccctcattgcctaactactctagattatagccctagtagcaccagtggaatcctgttgggtaacgtaccctctctcaattgtacaggattcatggtctacaacttttctaaggaacctcatgttgctctcatcgcaaacagatcggaattttacattgactccaattttacttcttgtaatatatctcggttcagcaggatagcagctgaacatGGTCCGTCCTATatgatgcatatcaatcgaaagtgccggatatggcacaacacctgtcgagatttgagtaccctttctgccccaggcatttactggctctgcggaaacagggctcataaaatcttgccctggaattgggtgggggcatgcactcttggacgtgttatccctggtttcgaaatgcatagtgcaatatatctggaacaagtaaaaaatttcaaccatcacatgaaaagggcggttaaccccttagctaccagaaacacagggttccatcgatttgtgagaaccttcataccgtggcttggagtaagagaattggaactagccataattaacatttcagccacaatggaagctatgggaaatgccactgcggatgcaattcaggctctgcaaaaagagatctcccagatctcataa